The following proteins are encoded in a genomic region of Brachypodium distachyon strain Bd21 chromosome 1, Brachypodium_distachyon_v3.0, whole genome shotgun sequence:
- the LOC100832508 gene encoding probable cellulose synthase A catalytic subunit 3 [UDP-forming] isoform X1 encodes MEKMRVHGAAASVGWEGISGNFKGKKGARGRGGECRWKKKERDALPGRKLNQTLVRISAQLLLCANFVPLLTNGQMVDDIPPEQLALVPSFMGGRGKRIHPLPYADPNLPVQPRSMDPSKDLAAYGYGSVAWKERMESWKQKQESLHQMRNDGSGKDWNGDNDDADLPLMDEARQPLSRKIPISSSQINPYRMVIIIRLVVLGFFFHYRVMHPVHDAFALWLISVICEIWFAMSWILDQFPKWFPIERETYLDRLSLRFDKEGQPSQLAPIDFFVSTVDPLKEPPLVTANTVLSILAVDYPVDKISCYVSDDGAAMLTFEGLSETSEFAKKWVPFCKNYCIEPRAPEWYFQQKIDYLKDKVVPNFVRERRAMKREYEEFKVRINALVAKAQKVPDEGWTMQDGTPWPGNNVRDHPGMIQVFLGQSGGHDVDGHELPRLVYVSREKRPGYNHHKKAGAMNALVRVSAVLTNAPYMLNLDCDHYINNSKAIKEAMCFMMDPLVGKKVCYVQFPQRFDGIDRHDRYANRNVVFFDINMKGLDGIQGPIYVGTGCVFRRQALYGYDAPKTKKPPSRTCNCWPKWCFCCCCFGDRKTKKKTAEPKTEKKTRLFFKKAENQSPAYALSDIEEGAPGVETEKAGIVNQQKLEKKFGQSSVFVASTLLENGGTLKIASPASLLKEAIHVISCGYEDKTDWGKEIGWIYGSVTEDILTGFKMHCHGWRSIYCIPKRPAFKGSAPLNLSDRLHQVLRWALGSVEIFFSNHCPLWYGYGGGLKCLERFSYINSIVYPFTSIPLLAYCTLPAICLLTGKFITPELTNVASLWFMSLFICIFTTGILEMRWSGVAIDDWWRNEQFWVIGGVSAHLFALFQGLLKVIAGVDTSFTVTSKGGDDEEFSELYTFKWTTLLIAPTTLLLLNFIGVVAGISNAINNGYESWGPLFGKLFFAFWVIVHLYPFLKGLVGRQNRTPTIVIVWSILLASIFSLLWVRVDPFLAKNDGPVLEECGLDCN; translated from the exons ATGGAGAAGATGCGTGTACACGGCGCGGCAGCGTCGGTGGGGTGGGAGGGGATCAGTGGAAATTTTAAGGGAAAAAAAGGGGCGAGAGGAAGGGGCGGAGAGTGTCggtggaagaagaaagaaagggacGCACTACCAGGAAGGAAACTGAACCAAACTCTTGTCAGAATAAGTGCTCAATTGCTACTTTGTGCTAATTTTGTGCCCCTCCTCACCAATGGGCAGATG GTTGATGACATCCCGCCAGAGCAGCTCGCACTTGTGCCGTCTTTCATGGGAGGCAGGGGAAAGAGAATCCACCCACTTCCTTATGCGGACCCTAACCTACCTG TGCAACCAAGGTCTATGGACCCATCGAAGGATCTCGCTGCGTATGGTTATGGTAGTGTTGCATGGAAGGAACGGATGGAGAGCTGGAAGCAGAAACAGGAGAGTTTGCACCAAATGAGGAATGATGGTAGCGGTAAAGACTGGAATGGTGACAATGATGATGCAGATCTACCACT CATGGATGAAGCTAGACAACCGTTGTCCAGAAAGATTCCGATTTCTTCAAGCCAGATTAACCCCTATAGAATGGTTATCATAATTCGCCTGGTGGTTCTTGGTTTCTTCTTCCACTACCGTGTGATGCATCCAGTGCATGATGCATTTGCTTTATGGCTGATATCTGTAATCTGTGAAATCTGGTTTGCCATGTCTTGGATTCTTGATCAATTCCCAAAGTGGTTTCCTATTGAGAGGGAGACATACCTTGACCGATTATCATTGAG GTTTGACAAGGAGGGCCAGCCTTCTCAACTCGCACCAATTGATTTCTTTGTCAGTACAGTTGACCCTTTAAAGGAACCACCTTTAGTCACAGCAAATACTGTTCTGTCCATTCTGGCGGTAGATTATCCAGTTGATAAGATTTCTTGTTACGTTTCTGATGATGGTGCTGCAATGCTGACATTTGAAGGATTATCTGAAACTTCTGAATTCGCAAAGAAATGGGTACCGTTCTGTAAAAATTATTGCATTGAACCACGTGCTCCAGAGTGGTATTTCCAACAGAAGATAGACTACCTTAAAGATAAGGTGGTCCCGAACTTTGTTAGGGAGAGAAGAGCAATGAAG AGAGAGTATGAGGAATTCAAGGTTAGAATCAATGCATTGGTTGCTAAAGCGCAGAAAGTTCCTGATGAAGGGTGGACAATGCAAGATGGAACTCCGTGGCCTGGAAACAATGTTCGTGATCATCCTGGAATGATTCAG GTTTTCCTTGGCCAAAGTGGTGGTCATGATGTGGATGGACACGAACTGCCTCGATTGGTTTATGTTTCAAGAGAAAAACGGCCAGGCTATAACCATCATAAGAAGGCTGGTGCTATGAATGCATTG GTCCGAGTCTCCGCTGTACTAACTAATGCTCCATATATGCTGAACTTGGATTGTGATCACTACATCAACAACAGCAAGGCTATAAAGGAAGCGATGTGTTTTATGATGGACCCTTTGGTAGGAAAGAAAGTCTGCTATGTGCAGTTCCCTCAAAGATTTGATGGGATTGATCGTCATGATCGGTATGCCAATAGGAATGTCGTCTTTTTCGAT ATCAACATGAAAGGTTTGGATGGTATCCAAGGCCCCATCTATGTCGGTACTGGATGTGTCTTTAGAAGGCAGGCGTTGTATGGTTATGATGCACCCAAAACAAAGAAGCCCCCATCAAGGACTTGCAACTGCTGGCCCAAGTGGTGcttttgctgttgctgctttgGTGATAGGAAGACCAAGAAGAAAACCGCAGAACCTAAAACTGAGAAGAAAACGAGGTTGTTTTTCAAGAAAGCAGAGAATCAATCCCCTGCATATGCTCTCAGTGACATTGAAGAAGGTGCTCCAG GAGTTGAGACTGAAAAGGCTGGCATTGTAAATCAGCAGAAGTTGGAGAAGAAGTTTGGCCAGTCttctgtttttgttgcatCCACACTTCTCGAGAATGGTGGAACCCTGAAAATTGCAAGTCCAGCTTCTCTGCTTAAGGAAGCTATACATGTTATCAGTTGTGGCTATGAAGACAAGACAGACTGGGGGAAAGAG ATTGGCTGGATCTATGGATCAGTTACAGAAGATATTCTAACTGGGTTTAAGATGCATTGCCATGGTTGGCGATCAATTTACTGCATACCTAAACGGCCTGCATTTAAAGGTTCTGCACCTCTCAATCTTTCTGATCGTCTTCACCAGGTTCTTCGGTGGGCTCTTGGCTCGGTTGAAATTTTCTTCAGCAATCATTGCCCTCTTTGGTATGGTTATGGTGGTGGACTAAAATGTTTAGAAAGATTTTCCTACATCAATTCTATCGTATATCCCTTCACATCCATTCCACTCCTGGCTTACTGTACCTTACCTGCCATCTGTTTGCTGACGGGGAAATTTATCACTCCAGAG CTGACCAACGTCGCAAGTCTCTGGTTCATGTCACTTTTTATCTGCATTTTTACTACTGGCATCCTGGAAATGAGATGGAGTGGTGTAGCCATTGATGATTGGTGGAGAAATGAGCAGTTTTGGGTCATTGGAGGTGTCTCTGCACACCTCTTTGCATTATTCCAGGGGCTTCTCAAGGTCATAGCTGGTGTAGATACGAGCTTCACTGTAACATCAAAGGGTGGAGATGATGAAGAGTTCTCTGAGCTTTATACGTTCAAATGGACTACCTTGCTAATAGCTCCTACCACTCTGCTCCTATTGAACTTCATCGGGGTGGTAGCTGGCATTTCCAATGCAATCAACAATGGATATGAATCTTGGGGGCCCCTCTTCGGGAAGCTCTTCTTTGCCTTTTGGGTGATTGTCCATCTATATCCTTTCCTCAAAGGTTTGGTTGGAAGGCAAAACAGAACACCAACAATTGTCATTGTCTGGTCCATTCTGCTGGCTTCAATCTTTTCACTCCTATGGGTCCGTGTGGATCCTTTCTTAGCGAAGAATGATGGTCCAGTTCTGGAAGAGTGTGGCTTGGATTGCAACTAA
- the LOC100832508 gene encoding probable cellulose synthase A catalytic subunit 3 [UDP-forming] isoform X2: MGGRGKRIHPLPYADPNLPVQPRSMDPSKDLAAYGYGSVAWKERMESWKQKQESLHQMRNDGSGKDWNGDNDDADLPLMDEARQPLSRKIPISSSQINPYRMVIIIRLVVLGFFFHYRVMHPVHDAFALWLISVICEIWFAMSWILDQFPKWFPIERETYLDRLSLRFDKEGQPSQLAPIDFFVSTVDPLKEPPLVTANTVLSILAVDYPVDKISCYVSDDGAAMLTFEGLSETSEFAKKWVPFCKNYCIEPRAPEWYFQQKIDYLKDKVVPNFVRERRAMKREYEEFKVRINALVAKAQKVPDEGWTMQDGTPWPGNNVRDHPGMIQVFLGQSGGHDVDGHELPRLVYVSREKRPGYNHHKKAGAMNALVRVSAVLTNAPYMLNLDCDHYINNSKAIKEAMCFMMDPLVGKKVCYVQFPQRFDGIDRHDRYANRNVVFFDINMKGLDGIQGPIYVGTGCVFRRQALYGYDAPKTKKPPSRTCNCWPKWCFCCCCFGDRKTKKKTAEPKTEKKTRLFFKKAENQSPAYALSDIEEGAPGVETEKAGIVNQQKLEKKFGQSSVFVASTLLENGGTLKIASPASLLKEAIHVISCGYEDKTDWGKEIGWIYGSVTEDILTGFKMHCHGWRSIYCIPKRPAFKGSAPLNLSDRLHQVLRWALGSVEIFFSNHCPLWYGYGGGLKCLERFSYINSIVYPFTSIPLLAYCTLPAICLLTGKFITPELTNVASLWFMSLFICIFTTGILEMRWSGVAIDDWWRNEQFWVIGGVSAHLFALFQGLLKVIAGVDTSFTVTSKGGDDEEFSELYTFKWTTLLIAPTTLLLLNFIGVVAGISNAINNGYESWGPLFGKLFFAFWVIVHLYPFLKGLVGRQNRTPTIVIVWSILLASIFSLLWVRVDPFLAKNDGPVLEECGLDCN; encoded by the exons ATGGGAGGCAGGGGAAAGAGAATCCACCCACTTCCTTATGCGGACCCTAACCTACCTG TGCAACCAAGGTCTATGGACCCATCGAAGGATCTCGCTGCGTATGGTTATGGTAGTGTTGCATGGAAGGAACGGATGGAGAGCTGGAAGCAGAAACAGGAGAGTTTGCACCAAATGAGGAATGATGGTAGCGGTAAAGACTGGAATGGTGACAATGATGATGCAGATCTACCACT CATGGATGAAGCTAGACAACCGTTGTCCAGAAAGATTCCGATTTCTTCAAGCCAGATTAACCCCTATAGAATGGTTATCATAATTCGCCTGGTGGTTCTTGGTTTCTTCTTCCACTACCGTGTGATGCATCCAGTGCATGATGCATTTGCTTTATGGCTGATATCTGTAATCTGTGAAATCTGGTTTGCCATGTCTTGGATTCTTGATCAATTCCCAAAGTGGTTTCCTATTGAGAGGGAGACATACCTTGACCGATTATCATTGAG GTTTGACAAGGAGGGCCAGCCTTCTCAACTCGCACCAATTGATTTCTTTGTCAGTACAGTTGACCCTTTAAAGGAACCACCTTTAGTCACAGCAAATACTGTTCTGTCCATTCTGGCGGTAGATTATCCAGTTGATAAGATTTCTTGTTACGTTTCTGATGATGGTGCTGCAATGCTGACATTTGAAGGATTATCTGAAACTTCTGAATTCGCAAAGAAATGGGTACCGTTCTGTAAAAATTATTGCATTGAACCACGTGCTCCAGAGTGGTATTTCCAACAGAAGATAGACTACCTTAAAGATAAGGTGGTCCCGAACTTTGTTAGGGAGAGAAGAGCAATGAAG AGAGAGTATGAGGAATTCAAGGTTAGAATCAATGCATTGGTTGCTAAAGCGCAGAAAGTTCCTGATGAAGGGTGGACAATGCAAGATGGAACTCCGTGGCCTGGAAACAATGTTCGTGATCATCCTGGAATGATTCAG GTTTTCCTTGGCCAAAGTGGTGGTCATGATGTGGATGGACACGAACTGCCTCGATTGGTTTATGTTTCAAGAGAAAAACGGCCAGGCTATAACCATCATAAGAAGGCTGGTGCTATGAATGCATTG GTCCGAGTCTCCGCTGTACTAACTAATGCTCCATATATGCTGAACTTGGATTGTGATCACTACATCAACAACAGCAAGGCTATAAAGGAAGCGATGTGTTTTATGATGGACCCTTTGGTAGGAAAGAAAGTCTGCTATGTGCAGTTCCCTCAAAGATTTGATGGGATTGATCGTCATGATCGGTATGCCAATAGGAATGTCGTCTTTTTCGAT ATCAACATGAAAGGTTTGGATGGTATCCAAGGCCCCATCTATGTCGGTACTGGATGTGTCTTTAGAAGGCAGGCGTTGTATGGTTATGATGCACCCAAAACAAAGAAGCCCCCATCAAGGACTTGCAACTGCTGGCCCAAGTGGTGcttttgctgttgctgctttgGTGATAGGAAGACCAAGAAGAAAACCGCAGAACCTAAAACTGAGAAGAAAACGAGGTTGTTTTTCAAGAAAGCAGAGAATCAATCCCCTGCATATGCTCTCAGTGACATTGAAGAAGGTGCTCCAG GAGTTGAGACTGAAAAGGCTGGCATTGTAAATCAGCAGAAGTTGGAGAAGAAGTTTGGCCAGTCttctgtttttgttgcatCCACACTTCTCGAGAATGGTGGAACCCTGAAAATTGCAAGTCCAGCTTCTCTGCTTAAGGAAGCTATACATGTTATCAGTTGTGGCTATGAAGACAAGACAGACTGGGGGAAAGAG ATTGGCTGGATCTATGGATCAGTTACAGAAGATATTCTAACTGGGTTTAAGATGCATTGCCATGGTTGGCGATCAATTTACTGCATACCTAAACGGCCTGCATTTAAAGGTTCTGCACCTCTCAATCTTTCTGATCGTCTTCACCAGGTTCTTCGGTGGGCTCTTGGCTCGGTTGAAATTTTCTTCAGCAATCATTGCCCTCTTTGGTATGGTTATGGTGGTGGACTAAAATGTTTAGAAAGATTTTCCTACATCAATTCTATCGTATATCCCTTCACATCCATTCCACTCCTGGCTTACTGTACCTTACCTGCCATCTGTTTGCTGACGGGGAAATTTATCACTCCAGAG CTGACCAACGTCGCAAGTCTCTGGTTCATGTCACTTTTTATCTGCATTTTTACTACTGGCATCCTGGAAATGAGATGGAGTGGTGTAGCCATTGATGATTGGTGGAGAAATGAGCAGTTTTGGGTCATTGGAGGTGTCTCTGCACACCTCTTTGCATTATTCCAGGGGCTTCTCAAGGTCATAGCTGGTGTAGATACGAGCTTCACTGTAACATCAAAGGGTGGAGATGATGAAGAGTTCTCTGAGCTTTATACGTTCAAATGGACTACCTTGCTAATAGCTCCTACCACTCTGCTCCTATTGAACTTCATCGGGGTGGTAGCTGGCATTTCCAATGCAATCAACAATGGATATGAATCTTGGGGGCCCCTCTTCGGGAAGCTCTTCTTTGCCTTTTGGGTGATTGTCCATCTATATCCTTTCCTCAAAGGTTTGGTTGGAAGGCAAAACAGAACACCAACAATTGTCATTGTCTGGTCCATTCTGCTGGCTTCAATCTTTTCACTCCTATGGGTCCGTGTGGATCCTTTCTTAGCGAAGAATGATGGTCCAGTTCTGGAAGAGTGTGGCTTGGATTGCAACTAA
- the LOC100832508 gene encoding probable cellulose synthase A catalytic subunit 3 [UDP-forming] isoform X3 encodes MDPSKDLAAYGYGSVAWKERMESWKQKQESLHQMRNDGSGKDWNGDNDDADLPLMDEARQPLSRKIPISSSQINPYRMVIIIRLVVLGFFFHYRVMHPVHDAFALWLISVICEIWFAMSWILDQFPKWFPIERETYLDRLSLRFDKEGQPSQLAPIDFFVSTVDPLKEPPLVTANTVLSILAVDYPVDKISCYVSDDGAAMLTFEGLSETSEFAKKWVPFCKNYCIEPRAPEWYFQQKIDYLKDKVVPNFVRERRAMKREYEEFKVRINALVAKAQKVPDEGWTMQDGTPWPGNNVRDHPGMIQVFLGQSGGHDVDGHELPRLVYVSREKRPGYNHHKKAGAMNALVRVSAVLTNAPYMLNLDCDHYINNSKAIKEAMCFMMDPLVGKKVCYVQFPQRFDGIDRHDRYANRNVVFFDINMKGLDGIQGPIYVGTGCVFRRQALYGYDAPKTKKPPSRTCNCWPKWCFCCCCFGDRKTKKKTAEPKTEKKTRLFFKKAENQSPAYALSDIEEGAPGVETEKAGIVNQQKLEKKFGQSSVFVASTLLENGGTLKIASPASLLKEAIHVISCGYEDKTDWGKEIGWIYGSVTEDILTGFKMHCHGWRSIYCIPKRPAFKGSAPLNLSDRLHQVLRWALGSVEIFFSNHCPLWYGYGGGLKCLERFSYINSIVYPFTSIPLLAYCTLPAICLLTGKFITPELTNVASLWFMSLFICIFTTGILEMRWSGVAIDDWWRNEQFWVIGGVSAHLFALFQGLLKVIAGVDTSFTVTSKGGDDEEFSELYTFKWTTLLIAPTTLLLLNFIGVVAGISNAINNGYESWGPLFGKLFFAFWVIVHLYPFLKGLVGRQNRTPTIVIVWSILLASIFSLLWVRVDPFLAKNDGPVLEECGLDCN; translated from the exons ATGGACCCATCGAAGGATCTCGCTGCGTATGGTTATGGTAGTGTTGCATGGAAGGAACGGATGGAGAGCTGGAAGCAGAAACAGGAGAGTTTGCACCAAATGAGGAATGATGGTAGCGGTAAAGACTGGAATGGTGACAATGATGATGCAGATCTACCACT CATGGATGAAGCTAGACAACCGTTGTCCAGAAAGATTCCGATTTCTTCAAGCCAGATTAACCCCTATAGAATGGTTATCATAATTCGCCTGGTGGTTCTTGGTTTCTTCTTCCACTACCGTGTGATGCATCCAGTGCATGATGCATTTGCTTTATGGCTGATATCTGTAATCTGTGAAATCTGGTTTGCCATGTCTTGGATTCTTGATCAATTCCCAAAGTGGTTTCCTATTGAGAGGGAGACATACCTTGACCGATTATCATTGAG GTTTGACAAGGAGGGCCAGCCTTCTCAACTCGCACCAATTGATTTCTTTGTCAGTACAGTTGACCCTTTAAAGGAACCACCTTTAGTCACAGCAAATACTGTTCTGTCCATTCTGGCGGTAGATTATCCAGTTGATAAGATTTCTTGTTACGTTTCTGATGATGGTGCTGCAATGCTGACATTTGAAGGATTATCTGAAACTTCTGAATTCGCAAAGAAATGGGTACCGTTCTGTAAAAATTATTGCATTGAACCACGTGCTCCAGAGTGGTATTTCCAACAGAAGATAGACTACCTTAAAGATAAGGTGGTCCCGAACTTTGTTAGGGAGAGAAGAGCAATGAAG AGAGAGTATGAGGAATTCAAGGTTAGAATCAATGCATTGGTTGCTAAAGCGCAGAAAGTTCCTGATGAAGGGTGGACAATGCAAGATGGAACTCCGTGGCCTGGAAACAATGTTCGTGATCATCCTGGAATGATTCAG GTTTTCCTTGGCCAAAGTGGTGGTCATGATGTGGATGGACACGAACTGCCTCGATTGGTTTATGTTTCAAGAGAAAAACGGCCAGGCTATAACCATCATAAGAAGGCTGGTGCTATGAATGCATTG GTCCGAGTCTCCGCTGTACTAACTAATGCTCCATATATGCTGAACTTGGATTGTGATCACTACATCAACAACAGCAAGGCTATAAAGGAAGCGATGTGTTTTATGATGGACCCTTTGGTAGGAAAGAAAGTCTGCTATGTGCAGTTCCCTCAAAGATTTGATGGGATTGATCGTCATGATCGGTATGCCAATAGGAATGTCGTCTTTTTCGAT ATCAACATGAAAGGTTTGGATGGTATCCAAGGCCCCATCTATGTCGGTACTGGATGTGTCTTTAGAAGGCAGGCGTTGTATGGTTATGATGCACCCAAAACAAAGAAGCCCCCATCAAGGACTTGCAACTGCTGGCCCAAGTGGTGcttttgctgttgctgctttgGTGATAGGAAGACCAAGAAGAAAACCGCAGAACCTAAAACTGAGAAGAAAACGAGGTTGTTTTTCAAGAAAGCAGAGAATCAATCCCCTGCATATGCTCTCAGTGACATTGAAGAAGGTGCTCCAG GAGTTGAGACTGAAAAGGCTGGCATTGTAAATCAGCAGAAGTTGGAGAAGAAGTTTGGCCAGTCttctgtttttgttgcatCCACACTTCTCGAGAATGGTGGAACCCTGAAAATTGCAAGTCCAGCTTCTCTGCTTAAGGAAGCTATACATGTTATCAGTTGTGGCTATGAAGACAAGACAGACTGGGGGAAAGAG ATTGGCTGGATCTATGGATCAGTTACAGAAGATATTCTAACTGGGTTTAAGATGCATTGCCATGGTTGGCGATCAATTTACTGCATACCTAAACGGCCTGCATTTAAAGGTTCTGCACCTCTCAATCTTTCTGATCGTCTTCACCAGGTTCTTCGGTGGGCTCTTGGCTCGGTTGAAATTTTCTTCAGCAATCATTGCCCTCTTTGGTATGGTTATGGTGGTGGACTAAAATGTTTAGAAAGATTTTCCTACATCAATTCTATCGTATATCCCTTCACATCCATTCCACTCCTGGCTTACTGTACCTTACCTGCCATCTGTTTGCTGACGGGGAAATTTATCACTCCAGAG CTGACCAACGTCGCAAGTCTCTGGTTCATGTCACTTTTTATCTGCATTTTTACTACTGGCATCCTGGAAATGAGATGGAGTGGTGTAGCCATTGATGATTGGTGGAGAAATGAGCAGTTTTGGGTCATTGGAGGTGTCTCTGCACACCTCTTTGCATTATTCCAGGGGCTTCTCAAGGTCATAGCTGGTGTAGATACGAGCTTCACTGTAACATCAAAGGGTGGAGATGATGAAGAGTTCTCTGAGCTTTATACGTTCAAATGGACTACCTTGCTAATAGCTCCTACCACTCTGCTCCTATTGAACTTCATCGGGGTGGTAGCTGGCATTTCCAATGCAATCAACAATGGATATGAATCTTGGGGGCCCCTCTTCGGGAAGCTCTTCTTTGCCTTTTGGGTGATTGTCCATCTATATCCTTTCCTCAAAGGTTTGGTTGGAAGGCAAAACAGAACACCAACAATTGTCATTGTCTGGTCCATTCTGCTGGCTTCAATCTTTTCACTCCTATGGGTCCGTGTGGATCCTTTCTTAGCGAAGAATGATGGTCCAGTTCTGGAAGAGTGTGGCTTGGATTGCAACTAA